A single Streptomyces mirabilis DNA region contains:
- a CDS encoding FG-GAP-like repeat-containing protein, translated as MTRHAFVRLRLVAASAVLAAGLSPLLPSPTAVADAPQETVVPATLRSTYTSAELYSGSTAGGHDGAGQQGVFHTLEGSGLVWTRYADGTSVPVTRPAGITGTWGTGGDVLAYRYAGGRVDLWNAVDGTTHTLQTPSGLTLLTAYSDLAVAYRGVKDENGRAWREMHLLFPEADGSTRDVPVGGVPAGVELGAPVGGDADGLLFQASKDGQYLSVMVDRRTGQVRDWTPPRSKVYLRAQVTAEHVVLFNVNETAVQVFSRSDLSAAPTEVTLSGSGSVNPAQDLAVVGDWLVHRPSGGTAVIAKPIAGGPAVTLMPSSGVYSSAVSDGTAVLIGRTTADDWGVQRIQPGPGGSPVVTQVRALPKPPIKIQGLSLEQGRLLVADTGGPGGHRDDYVRTVAVTGTPEFGARSSFDGTDLNLGTCPATEVGCSQLHGTADGRAAWVTKDSATSDRIRVNGPAPYTFWERSVPAGGRITDVSGQYLIHTTDTAQSVYKIGNDGAPALTRTPGAAALSGDTLWTRGTTPGTVTAYDLTTKKTTETLTTDAGCAPTELRANGRWLYWSCADGTAGVYDRTAKKSVPVPAGEAELGDGFVVTHDRQAGQLVLTTVADGTPVSRVIGALPDTGISQRDVRWTVDESTGNVAYVDDQERVHLVPTGVTQQPLRLLAPVDSASILVAHEIDTTPSTLTTVLLSKPAAGWRLTVRSRATGKVVDTRDGGATRGEVKVGWFGTDAKGAFLTNGSYDWTLSVTPADGVGAPVTASGTVALFDAAPARHDYIGGGDSVGDLLTLSSSGTLGFRQGSGKGTFSVNLGTSSGWTTTNKVVPFGDLSGDRCNDVLVRLTSGALRAYKPDCYGRLKPSTAYTSLGTSGWNQYDVLTAPGDISGDGRPDLIARNTATGTVYLYKGTSTGKLSARVKLYANWKTYKKVVGVGDLNGDGIGDLLAQDKTNTLYRYYGTGKGSFGGRTKVFAGWGGSYDVVVGAGDITGDGRADLVARDTAGNLYRQNGTGKGSFAARVKIGSGWQGYKGLF; from the coding sequence TTGACTCGTCATGCCTTCGTGCGCCTGCGTCTCGTCGCCGCCTCCGCGGTGCTGGCGGCCGGCCTGAGCCCGTTGCTGCCGTCGCCGACGGCGGTCGCGGACGCGCCGCAGGAGACGGTGGTGCCGGCGACACTGCGCAGCACCTACACCTCGGCCGAGCTCTACAGCGGGTCGACGGCCGGCGGCCACGACGGCGCGGGACAGCAGGGCGTCTTCCACACGCTGGAGGGGTCCGGGCTGGTCTGGACGCGGTACGCGGACGGAACGTCGGTGCCCGTGACGCGGCCGGCAGGGATCACCGGTACCTGGGGGACCGGCGGCGACGTCCTCGCGTACCGCTACGCGGGGGGCCGGGTCGACCTGTGGAACGCGGTCGACGGGACCACCCACACCCTCCAGACACCCTCGGGCCTGACGCTGCTCACCGCGTACAGCGACCTGGCGGTCGCCTACCGAGGCGTGAAGGACGAGAACGGCAGGGCCTGGCGGGAGATGCACCTGCTGTTCCCGGAGGCCGACGGCAGCACGCGTGACGTGCCGGTCGGCGGAGTGCCCGCGGGCGTGGAGCTCGGAGCGCCCGTGGGCGGTGACGCCGACGGGCTGCTGTTCCAGGCCTCGAAGGACGGGCAGTACCTGTCGGTCATGGTCGACCGGCGGACGGGGCAGGTGCGGGACTGGACCCCGCCGCGCTCCAAGGTCTACCTCAGGGCCCAGGTCACCGCCGAGCACGTGGTCCTGTTCAACGTCAACGAGACCGCCGTGCAGGTGTTCTCCCGCTCCGACCTGTCGGCGGCCCCGACCGAGGTCACGCTGTCGGGCAGCGGCAGCGTGAACCCCGCGCAGGACCTCGCCGTCGTCGGCGACTGGCTGGTCCACCGGCCCAGCGGCGGTACGGCGGTGATCGCCAAACCGATCGCGGGTGGCCCCGCGGTCACCTTGATGCCCTCGTCGGGTGTCTACTCCTCCGCCGTCTCCGACGGCACCGCCGTCCTGATCGGCCGCACCACCGCCGACGACTGGGGCGTCCAGCGCATCCAGCCGGGCCCGGGCGGCAGTCCGGTCGTCACCCAGGTCAGGGCTCTGCCCAAGCCGCCGATCAAGATCCAGGGACTGTCCCTGGAACAGGGGCGGCTGCTCGTCGCCGACACCGGCGGCCCGGGCGGACACCGCGACGACTACGTACGGACCGTCGCCGTGACCGGCACCCCCGAGTTCGGCGCACGCTCGTCGTTCGACGGCACCGACCTGAACCTCGGCACCTGCCCGGCGACGGAGGTCGGCTGCTCCCAGCTCCATGGCACGGCCGACGGTCGCGCCGCCTGGGTGACGAAGGACAGCGCGACCAGCGACCGTATTCGCGTCAACGGGCCGGCCCCGTACACCTTCTGGGAGCGCAGTGTCCCCGCCGGTGGCCGGATCACCGACGTGTCAGGCCAGTACCTGATCCACACGACGGACACCGCGCAGAGCGTCTACAAGATCGGCAACGACGGCGCCCCGGCGCTCACCCGCACGCCCGGCGCCGCCGCCCTCTCCGGCGACACCCTGTGGACCCGGGGCACCACCCCCGGCACCGTCACGGCGTACGACCTCACCACGAAGAAGACCACCGAGACCCTCACCACCGACGCCGGCTGCGCACCCACCGAACTGCGGGCCAACGGCCGTTGGCTGTACTGGAGTTGCGCCGACGGAACAGCCGGCGTCTACGACCGTACGGCGAAGAAGTCCGTGCCCGTCCCGGCCGGCGAGGCGGAACTCGGCGACGGATTCGTCGTCACGCACGACAGACAGGCCGGACAACTGGTCCTCACGACGGTCGCGGACGGCACACCCGTGAGCCGCGTGATCGGCGCACTGCCCGACACCGGAATCTCCCAGCGCGACGTGCGCTGGACGGTCGACGAGTCGACCGGAAACGTGGCCTACGTCGACGACCAGGAGCGCGTGCACCTCGTGCCGACCGGCGTCACCCAGCAGCCGCTGCGCCTGCTGGCCCCGGTCGACTCGGCGTCCATCCTCGTCGCGCATGAGATCGACACGACGCCGTCCACGCTGACCACCGTGCTGCTGTCGAAGCCGGCCGCGGGCTGGCGGCTGACCGTGCGCAGCCGCGCCACCGGCAAGGTCGTGGACACGCGGGACGGCGGTGCGACACGGGGCGAGGTGAAGGTCGGCTGGTTCGGGACGGACGCCAAGGGGGCGTTCCTGACGAACGGGTCGTACGACTGGACGCTGTCCGTCACACCGGCCGACGGCGTCGGTGCCCCGGTGACGGCGAGCGGCACGGTCGCCCTGTTCGACGCCGCGCCGGCTCGCCACGACTACATCGGCGGCGGCGACTCCGTCGGCGACCTGCTCACCCTCAGCTCCTCGGGCACGCTGGGCTTCCGGCAGGGCTCGGGCAAGGGCACGTTCTCCGTGAACCTCGGCACCAGCAGCGGCTGGACGACGACCAACAAGGTGGTGCCGTTCGGCGACCTGAGCGGCGACCGCTGCAACGACGTCCTGGTCCGGCTGACCAGCGGGGCACTGCGCGCGTACAAGCCGGACTGCTACGGCAGGCTGAAGCCGTCGACGGCGTACACCTCGCTCGGCACCAGCGGCTGGAACCAGTACGACGTCCTCACCGCGCCCGGCGACATCAGCGGCGACGGCCGCCCGGATCTGATCGCGCGCAACACGGCGACCGGCACGGTGTACCTCTACAAGGGCACGAGCACGGGCAAGCTGTCCGCGCGCGTGAAGCTGTACGCCAACTGGAAGACGTACAAGAAGGTCGTCGGCGTCGGTGACCTGAACGGCGACGGCATCGGTGACCTGCTCGCCCAGGACAAGACCAACACCCTGTACCGCTACTACGGCACCGGCAAGGGGTCGTTCGGCGGGCGGACGAAGGTGTTCGCGGGCTGGGGCGGGTCGTACGACGTCGTCGTCGGCGCCGGGGACATCACGGGCGACGGCAGGGCGGATCTGGTCGCGCGGGACACCGCGGGCAATCTGTACCGTCAGAACGGCACCGGCAAGGGGTCGTTCGCGGCGCGGGTCAAGATCGGGAGCGGCTGGCAGGGCTACAAGGGCCTTTTCTAG
- a CDS encoding amino acid permease — MTDDAMASGLSDEERLAQLGYTQVLARRMSAFSNYAVSFTIISVLSGCLTLYLFGMNTGGPAVITWGWVAVGLMTLFVGLSMAEICSAYPTSAGLYFWAHRLAPARSAAAWAWFTGWFNVLGQVAVTAGIDFGAASFLGAYLNLQFDFTITPGRTILLFAGILVLHGLLNTFGVRIVALLNDISVWWHVLGVGVIVGALAFVPDHHQSASFVFTHFVNNTGWGSGVYVVLIGLLMAQYTFTGYDASAHMTEETHDASTAGPKGIVQSIWTSWIAGFVLLLGFTFAIQSYDKELGSATGAPPAQILLDALGATAGKLLLLVVIGAQLFCGMASVTANSRMIYAFSRDGALPFSHVWHTVSPRTRTPVAAVWLAALGALVLGLPYLINVTAYAAVTSIAVIGLYIAYVIPTLLRLRKGEAFERGPWHLGRWSRAIGVVSVAWVVVITVLFMLPQVSPVTWETFNYAPVAVLVVLGFAATWWLASARHWFLNPDHARTVARVAARKEAPEPVDP, encoded by the coding sequence ATGACAGATGACGCCATGGCGAGTGGGCTGTCGGACGAAGAACGGCTTGCCCAGCTCGGCTACACGCAGGTTCTCGCCCGCCGTATGTCGGCGTTCTCCAACTACGCGGTCTCGTTCACGATCATCTCGGTTCTCTCGGGGTGCCTGACGCTGTATCTGTTCGGCATGAACACCGGCGGCCCCGCCGTGATCACGTGGGGGTGGGTCGCGGTCGGACTGATGACGCTGTTCGTCGGGCTGTCGATGGCCGAGATCTGTTCGGCCTATCCGACCTCGGCGGGGCTGTACTTCTGGGCCCACCGGCTGGCGCCCGCGAGGTCGGCCGCCGCCTGGGCCTGGTTCACGGGGTGGTTCAACGTCCTCGGGCAGGTCGCGGTGACTGCCGGGATCGACTTCGGCGCGGCGTCCTTCCTGGGCGCGTATCTGAACCTGCAGTTCGACTTCACGATCACGCCGGGCCGTACGATCCTGCTCTTCGCCGGGATCCTCGTCCTGCACGGGCTGCTGAACACCTTCGGGGTCCGGATCGTCGCCCTCCTCAACGACATCAGCGTGTGGTGGCACGTGCTGGGTGTCGGGGTGATCGTGGGCGCGCTGGCCTTCGTACCGGACCACCATCAGTCGGCGTCCTTCGTGTTCACGCACTTCGTGAACAACACGGGCTGGGGCAGCGGCGTGTACGTCGTCCTCATCGGCCTGCTGATGGCGCAGTACACCTTCACCGGGTACGACGCCTCCGCCCATATGACCGAGGAGACGCACGACGCGTCGACGGCGGGCCCGAAGGGCATCGTGCAGTCGATCTGGACCTCGTGGATAGCCGGGTTCGTGCTGCTGCTGGGCTTCACCTTCGCCATCCAGTCGTACGACAAGGAGCTGGGCTCGGCGACGGGCGCGCCGCCGGCGCAGATCCTGCTCGACGCGCTGGGGGCGACGGCGGGCAAGCTCCTGCTCCTGGTCGTGATCGGCGCGCAGCTCTTCTGCGGGATGGCGTCCGTCACCGCCAACAGCCGCATGATCTACGCGTTTTCGCGGGACGGCGCGCTGCCGTTCTCACACGTCTGGCACACCGTGAGCCCGCGCACCCGCACGCCGGTCGCGGCGGTGTGGCTGGCGGCACTGGGCGCGCTCGTGCTGGGGCTGCCGTACCTGATCAATGTGACGGCGTACGCGGCCGTGACGTCGATCGCTGTGATCGGGCTCTACATCGCGTACGTCATCCCGACGCTGCTGCGGCTGCGCAAGGGGGAGGCGTTCGAGCGGGGGCCGTGGCACCTGGGCCGCTGGTCGCGCGCGATCGGCGTGGTCTCGGTCGCCTGGGTCGTCGTGATCACGGTCCTGTTCATGCTGCCGCAGGTCTCGCCGGTCACCTGGGAGACCTTCAACTACGCCCCGGTCGCGGTCCTCGTCGTCCTCGGCTTCGCCGCGACCTGGTGGCTGGCCTCGGCCCGCCACTGGTTCCTCAACCCCGACCACGCCCGCACGGTCGCCCGCGTGGCGGCGCGCAAGGAAGCGCCCGAACCGGTTGATCCATAG
- a CDS encoding GTP cyclohydrolase II, protein MRDFPTATVRTRVTVPLRFGDGYSVDAELVTFHGLADDKEHLAVVLGKPGATPLVRLHSECLTGDVFGSARCDCGPQLREAVEQIAERGGVLLYLRQEGRGIGLYNKLDAYALQDQGLDTYAANAALGLPEDGRDYTAAAQMLQALGIDDLDLLSNNPDKAEQLRDLGVTVSHRVPTGVFTTAHNVRYLRAKVLQTQHTLPLPELTAG, encoded by the coding sequence ATGCGCGATTTCCCCACCGCCACGGTGCGCACCCGCGTCACTGTGCCCCTGCGTTTCGGCGACGGCTACTCGGTCGACGCGGAGTTGGTCACCTTCCACGGCCTCGCCGACGACAAGGAGCACCTCGCCGTCGTGCTCGGCAAGCCCGGCGCGACCCCGCTGGTGCGGCTCCACTCCGAATGCCTGACCGGTGACGTCTTCGGCTCGGCCCGCTGCGACTGCGGCCCGCAGCTGCGCGAGGCGGTGGAGCAGATCGCGGAGCGCGGCGGAGTGCTCCTGTACCTCCGTCAGGAGGGCCGCGGCATCGGCCTCTACAACAAGCTCGACGCGTACGCCCTCCAGGACCAGGGCCTCGACACATACGCCGCAAACGCCGCGCTCGGTCTGCCCGAGGACGGCCGCGACTACACGGCGGCGGCCCAGATGCTCCAGGCCCTCGGCATCGACGACCTGGACCTGCTCTCCAACAACCCGGACAAGGCCGAGCAGCTGCGCGACCTCGGCGTCACGGTCTCCCACCGTGTCCCGACGGGCGTCTTCACCACCGCCCACAACGTGCGCTACCTGCGCGCCAAGGTCCTCCAGACCCAGCACACGCTCCCCCTGCCGGAACTCACGGCGGGCTGA
- a CDS encoding MarR family winged helix-turn-helix transcriptional regulator, with translation MTTRWLSPAEQRAWRAYNAATSLLEDTIDRQLQAETGMPHLYYSILAMLSEAPDRRLRMTDLAEILKITRSRLTYGVTRLANDGLVRREGCHSDKRTQVAVLTDEGMDVLERAAPGHAEQVMRAVFDRLTPEQVGQLEEICGAITRGIQGENPGACGEDLPWRRRSS, from the coding sequence ATGACGACCCGCTGGCTCTCCCCCGCCGAGCAGCGCGCCTGGCGCGCGTACAACGCCGCCACCTCGCTCCTGGAGGACACGATCGACCGGCAACTCCAGGCCGAGACCGGCATGCCCCACCTTTACTACTCCATCCTGGCCATGCTGTCCGAGGCACCGGACCGGCGGCTGCGGATGACCGACCTCGCCGAGATCCTGAAGATCACCCGCAGTCGGCTGACGTACGGCGTCACCCGGCTGGCGAACGACGGCCTGGTGCGCCGGGAGGGCTGCCACAGCGACAAGCGCACCCAGGTCGCGGTCCTCACGGACGAGGGCATGGACGTTCTGGAGCGGGCGGCGCCGGGTCACGCGGAGCAGGTCATGAGGGCGGTCTTCGACCGGCTGACCCCGGAGCAGGTGGGACAACTGGAGGAGATCTGCGGGGCCATCACCCGCGGCATCCAGGGGGAGAATCCCGGGGCCTGCGGGGAAGATCTGCCATGGCGACGGCGTTCTTCGTGA
- a CDS encoding dihydrofolate reductase family protein has translation MPHPYVLLSAAVSLDGFLDDTGPDRLLLSGPADFDRVDEVRASSDAILIGAGTIRADNPRLLVNSAERRAARIAAGRPEYPLKVTVSGSGDLDPDAQFWHTGGEKVVYTTDKGAGRATDALRGLDVAVVPTGAELDWRVVLEHLHDVRGVRRLMVEGGGRVHTQLMAQGLADELQLAVAPLFVGEPDAPRLFGPGGYPPGRMLLVETRPVGDVVLVRYVPTAPGAGALASAADRHWLGVACELAALCPPSETAFSVGAVVVAADGTELARGHSREGDDPVVHAEEAALAKIDAADPRLRSATVYSSLEPCARRASRPAPCARLILDAGVRRVVTAWREPDTFVTGADGNGLLVAAGADVVVLPEFEEQAVAPNRHLLAAG, from the coding sequence ATGCCCCACCCCTATGTCCTGTTGTCCGCCGCCGTCTCCCTCGACGGCTTCCTGGACGACACCGGCCCCGACCGCCTGCTGCTCTCGGGCCCGGCCGACTTCGACCGGGTCGACGAGGTGCGGGCGTCCAGCGACGCGATCCTGATCGGCGCCGGCACCATCCGCGCGGACAACCCCCGGCTGCTGGTCAACTCCGCCGAGCGCCGGGCGGCGCGGATCGCCGCAGGACGCCCGGAGTACCCGCTGAAGGTCACCGTCAGCGGCTCCGGCGACCTCGACCCGGACGCCCAGTTCTGGCACACGGGCGGCGAGAAGGTCGTCTACACGACGGACAAGGGTGCCGGACGCGCCACCGACGCCCTGCGCGGACTGGACGTCGCCGTGGTCCCGACCGGCGCCGAATTGGACTGGCGCGTCGTGCTCGAACACCTCCACGACGTACGCGGGGTGCGGCGGCTCATGGTCGAGGGCGGGGGGCGCGTGCACACCCAGCTGATGGCGCAGGGGCTGGCGGACGAGCTGCAGCTCGCCGTCGCGCCGCTCTTCGTGGGGGAGCCGGACGCGCCACGGCTGTTCGGACCCGGGGGATATCCGCCGGGCCGGATGCTGCTGGTGGAGACACGGCCGGTCGGGGACGTCGTCCTCGTCCGCTACGTCCCCACCGCACCCGGGGCGGGCGCTCTCGCCTCCGCCGCGGACCGGCACTGGCTGGGCGTCGCCTGCGAGCTGGCGGCGCTGTGCCCGCCCTCGGAGACGGCGTTCAGTGTGGGGGCGGTGGTGGTGGCGGCCGACGGCACCGAGCTGGCGCGCGGGCACTCGCGGGAGGGCGACGACCCCGTCGTGCACGCCGAGGAGGCGGCGCTCGCGAAGATCGATGCCGCGGATCCGCGGCTGCGCTCCGCCACCGTGTACAGCAGCCTGGAACCCTGCGCGCGGAGGGCGTCCCGGCCCGCGCCCTGTGCGCGGCTGATCCTCGACGCGGGTGTACGGCGGGTGGTCACCGCGTGGCGCGAGCCCGACACGTTCGTGACGGGGGCCGACGGGAACGGTCTGCTCGTGGCCGCGGGGGCGGATGTCGTCGTACTGCCGGAGTTCGAGGAGCAGGCCGTGGCGCCCAATCGGCACCTTCTCGCGGCCGGGTAG
- a CDS encoding PP2C family protein-serine/threonine phosphatase has protein sequence MPRPAEADLSRISCARNLVRVLPALLILVGAFYDYFTPMAFTAGPLFTAAPLVAAPLFSLRGTVLTGIAALVSVLTIHIRLGIVSKVDALTEVATVATVGVLAVLINILVRRTDERLASAHRIAEAAQRAVLPEPDRRIGGLDVAARYEAAQAGAFIGGDLYAVQDSPHGVRLAVGDVRGKGMEAVAAVAVLIGAFREAAEQEATPEAVAQRLERALAREGIRRKGLDAFEGFTTAVLAEITHEGGLVRFVNRGHPPPLLLHADGTLVTLAAAHPALPLGMGELGSWPDRAQEAEFPHGATLLFHTDGLSEARDAQGRFYDPAARLAGRTFPGPDVLLATLSEEVRRHTGGALTDDMALLAVRRP, from the coding sequence ATGCCCCGCCCGGCCGAGGCGGACCTGAGCCGGATCTCCTGCGCGCGAAACCTCGTCCGGGTGCTGCCCGCGCTGCTCATCCTGGTCGGCGCGTTCTACGACTACTTCACCCCGATGGCCTTCACCGCGGGCCCCCTCTTCACGGCCGCGCCGCTCGTGGCCGCCCCGCTCTTCTCGCTGCGCGGCACCGTGCTCACCGGCATCGCGGCGCTCGTCTCGGTGCTCACGATCCACATCCGGCTCGGCATCGTCTCCAAGGTGGACGCGCTCACGGAGGTCGCCACCGTGGCGACCGTCGGCGTGCTGGCCGTGCTCATCAACATCCTCGTCCGTCGCACCGACGAACGACTCGCCTCGGCCCACCGGATCGCCGAGGCGGCCCAGCGTGCCGTCCTGCCGGAACCCGACCGGCGGATCGGCGGCCTCGACGTCGCGGCGCGCTACGAGGCCGCGCAGGCGGGCGCGTTCATCGGCGGCGACCTGTACGCGGTGCAGGACTCCCCGCACGGCGTACGGCTGGCGGTGGGCGACGTACGCGGGAAGGGCATGGAAGCGGTGGCCGCCGTCGCGGTGCTCATCGGGGCGTTCCGGGAGGCGGCCGAGCAGGAGGCCACGCCGGAGGCGGTCGCGCAGCGGCTGGAGCGGGCGCTGGCCCGCGAGGGCATCCGGCGCAAGGGCCTCGACGCCTTCGAGGGGTTCACCACCGCCGTCCTCGCGGAGATCACGCACGAGGGCGGCCTCGTACGGTTCGTCAACCGCGGCCACCCGCCGCCGCTGCTCCTGCACGCGGACGGAACGCTGGTCACGCTCGCAGCCGCGCACCCCGCACTGCCGCTCGGCATGGGTGAGTTGGGCAGCTGGCCGGACCGTGCGCAGGAGGCGGAGTTCCCGCACGGGGCCACGCTCCTCTTCCACACGGACGGACTGTCCGAGGCCCGCGACGCGCAGGGGCGCTTCTACGATCCGGCCGCGCGCCTGGCCGGACGGACCTTCCCCGGCCCCGACGTCCTGCTGGCCACCCTTTCGGAGGAGGTCCGGCGGCACACGGGCGGAGCACTGACCGACGACATGGCACTGCTCGCCGTACGGCGGCCGTAG
- a CDS encoding M23 family metallopeptidase, translating to MASNRPAQPTSFPPNETQTFGYAYGKDEGPWEEWNPTEDSLRPLRGRHRVSKQRGGGLARSSTVLGVGVIAAVGAGGMATAAPGKPPVSISLPDLSSVTQSAKALISDGGSSTPKGSATPLTSAGVTSADAAQGNKDAGEALRARIILQAESQQDQVDKAAQAAAESAAAKKAVALAAKQKDDAEAKVAAAKKKADEDAKQKAEAARLAELAKSYSLPTSSYTLTSRFGDAGSMWSSGYHTGLDFAAPTGTLIKAIHSGTITEAGWAGSYGYRTILTLDDGTELWFCHQSSISVSVGQKVATGDVIGRVGATGNVTGPHLHLEVHPGGGSAIDPMAWLQSKGINP from the coding sequence GTGGCGTCCAACCGGCCCGCCCAGCCCACTTCGTTCCCGCCGAACGAGACCCAGACTTTTGGCTACGCCTACGGCAAGGACGAGGGCCCCTGGGAGGAGTGGAACCCGACCGAGGATTCGCTCCGTCCCCTCCGCGGCCGGCACCGCGTCTCCAAGCAGCGCGGCGGGGGACTCGCCCGCAGCTCCACGGTCCTGGGCGTCGGCGTCATCGCCGCCGTCGGCGCGGGCGGCATGGCCACCGCGGCGCCCGGCAAGCCGCCGGTGTCCATCTCGCTGCCCGATCTCTCCTCGGTCACCCAGTCCGCCAAGGCGCTGATATCCGACGGCGGTTCCAGCACGCCGAAGGGCTCCGCCACCCCGCTCACCAGCGCCGGTGTGACCAGCGCCGACGCCGCGCAGGGCAACAAGGACGCGGGCGAGGCACTGCGCGCCCGCATCATCCTGCAGGCCGAGTCGCAGCAGGACCAGGTCGACAAGGCGGCCCAGGCCGCAGCCGAGTCCGCCGCGGCGAAGAAGGCGGTCGCGCTGGCCGCCAAGCAGAAGGACGACGCCGAGGCCAAGGTCGCCGCCGCCAAGAAGAAGGCGGACGAGGACGCCAAGCAGAAGGCCGAGGCCGCGCGCCTCGCCGAGCTCGCCAAGAGCTACTCGCTGCCCACCTCCTCGTACACCCTGACCTCCCGCTTCGGTGACGCCGGTTCCATGTGGTCCTCCGGGTACCACACCGGCCTCGACTTCGCGGCCCCCACCGGCACGCTGATCAAGGCCATCCACAGCGGCACGATCACGGAGGCGGGCTGGGCCGGCTCGTACGGCTACCGCACCATCCTCACCCTCGACGACGGCACGGAGCTGTGGTTCTGCCACCAGTCGTCCATCAGCGTCAGCGTGGGGCAGAAGGTGGCCACCGGCGACGTCATCGGGCGCGTGGGCGCGACCGGCAACGTGACCGGGCCGCATCTGCACCTGGAGGTTCACCCGGGCGGCGGCAGCGCGATCGACCCGATGGCGTGGCTGCAGAGCAAGGGCATCAACCCCTGA
- a CDS encoding aldo/keto reductase — MTSLRKLGSSDLEVFPLSLGGNVFGWTADEAQSFAVLDAYTAGGGNFVDTADGYSAWIAGHTGGESETIIGKWFAARGNRSDVVLATKVSTHPEYKGLSATNIRAAADASLRRLGTDYIDLYYTHFDDTSVPVEEIIGALDELVRAGKVREIAASNISAERLAESVEFSDREGLARYVALQPHYNLVSRDTYEGPLQEVASRTGLAAVPYFALASGFLTGKYRPGTTVDSARAEGAGKHLDTERGIRVLAALDEVAGAHDAEVATVALAWLAARPTVAAPIASARTVEQLPALLAVADLTLTDAEVARLTEASA; from the coding sequence ATGACTTCTCTCCGCAAGCTCGGCTCCTCCGACCTCGAGGTCTTCCCGCTCTCCCTCGGCGGCAACGTCTTCGGCTGGACAGCCGACGAGGCGCAGTCCTTCGCCGTGCTCGACGCGTACACGGCCGGGGGCGGCAACTTCGTCGACACCGCCGACGGCTACTCCGCGTGGATCGCCGGCCACACGGGCGGTGAGTCGGAGACGATCATCGGCAAGTGGTTCGCCGCGCGCGGCAACCGCTCCGACGTGGTCCTCGCCACCAAGGTCAGCACCCACCCCGAGTACAAGGGCCTGTCCGCGACGAACATCAGGGCCGCCGCCGACGCCTCGCTGCGCCGCCTCGGCACGGACTACATCGACCTCTACTACACCCACTTCGACGACACCTCGGTGCCGGTCGAGGAGATCATCGGCGCGCTGGACGAACTGGTGCGGGCCGGCAAGGTCCGGGAGATCGCCGCCTCCAACATCTCCGCCGAGCGGCTCGCGGAGTCCGTGGAGTTCTCCGACCGCGAGGGCCTCGCGCGATACGTCGCCCTCCAGCCCCACTACAACCTCGTCTCGCGCGACACCTACGAGGGCCCGCTCCAGGAGGTCGCCTCCCGGACCGGCCTGGCCGCCGTCCCGTACTTCGCGCTCGCGTCCGGCTTCCTCACCGGCAAGTACCGCCCGGGTACGACCGTCGACTCCGCGCGGGCCGAGGGCGCAGGCAAGCACCTCGACACCGAGCGCGGCATCCGCGTCCTGGCCGCTCTCGACGAGGTCGCCGGGGCCCATGACGCCGAGGTCGCCACGGTCGCCCTCGCCTGGCTCGCCGCCCGGCCGACGGTCGCGGCGCCCATCGCCTCCGCCCGGACGGTCGAGCAGTTGCCGGCCCTGCTGGCGGTCGCCGACCTGACCCTGACGGACGCGGAGGTGGCCAGGCTGACGGAAGCGTCCGCCTGA